In one window of Rhodoglobus vestalii DNA:
- a CDS encoding IclR family transcriptional regulator encodes MTAGPEYAAPALDKGLDILELLARTSGALNQSEIAEATGRSTNQIFRVLSTLERRGYVFRDKQSGLYSLAMKLFELAHQHPPLRGLVSAALPIMQELAQQARQSCNLAVLDGTEVRVIAQVESPADFGFRVRVGATFGVATTATGAVLCTDSDVPLVRADTLQPGITDVVAPVRNASGTIAALTVPYVATTFSEVDAERVLHLATRAAMKISQVLRSEALRGT; translated from the coding sequence GTGACCGCCGGCCCCGAATATGCAGCCCCCGCGCTCGACAAAGGGCTCGACATACTGGAACTGCTCGCCAGAACCTCTGGTGCTCTCAACCAGTCAGAAATAGCCGAAGCAACCGGGCGAAGCACCAACCAAATTTTTCGTGTGCTGTCGACACTGGAACGGCGTGGTTACGTGTTCCGCGACAAACAATCCGGGCTTTACTCGCTCGCCATGAAGCTCTTCGAACTCGCGCACCAGCATCCGCCGCTGCGCGGACTCGTCAGCGCCGCCCTGCCGATCATGCAAGAACTTGCCCAACAGGCACGCCAGTCCTGCAACCTAGCCGTGCTAGACGGCACCGAGGTGCGCGTAATCGCCCAGGTGGAATCACCCGCCGACTTCGGCTTTCGGGTGCGCGTGGGAGCAACGTTTGGTGTCGCCACCACAGCCACCGGCGCCGTGCTCTGCACTGATAGTGACGTACCACTGGTTCGAGCAGACACCCTGCAGCCGGGCATCACCGACGTGGTCGCTCCCGTACGAAATGCATCGGGCACGATCGCCGCACTCACCGTGCCCTACGTCGCAACCACCTTCAGCGAGGTGGATGCGGAACGAGTGCTTCACCTCGCGACTCGCGCCGCGATGAAAATTTCGCAGGTGCTCCGGTCGGAAGCATTAAGAGGAACTTAA
- a CDS encoding adenosylhomocysteinase, translated as MTTELVARAAARLTWVRSRMTLLADVRAHLTTTQPFAGHRIGMSLHLEPKTAVLLETLAAGGAEIVATGNHGSTQDDVVAFLREQGMTIFGTRDDTLEQHHANVAAVVAAKPDILLDNGADIVAGIIASGKAGQIVGGTEETTSGGYRLRDEMAGQVPFPVIVINDSPLKAIGENKHAVGQSVVESFMRITNLMVPGRRFVVAGYGWCGRGVAHYLRALGGKVAVVEVDELKAFEAALDGYRVANILDLAGWGDVFITATGHPQILGTEFFEMVADNAILMNCGHFPWEIDVPALRSFATSTTEIDIAIERFDLPGNRQVTLIAEGRMMNLAGREPRGNSIESMDLGFLLQVLSLERVATAATTLEPGAQPVPDTINRDIARRMLATMKADL; from the coding sequence ATGACTACCGAACTCGTCGCACGTGCCGCCGCCCGCCTCACCTGGGTTCGATCTCGCATGACGCTGCTTGCTGATGTACGCGCGCACCTCACGACCACTCAACCTTTTGCTGGCCATCGGATCGGAATGTCGCTGCACTTGGAGCCCAAGACGGCGGTGCTGCTAGAGACGCTCGCCGCGGGCGGAGCAGAGATTGTGGCCACCGGAAATCACGGCTCAACCCAAGACGACGTCGTCGCGTTTTTGCGAGAGCAGGGCATGACCATCTTTGGCACCCGAGACGACACTCTTGAGCAGCATCACGCCAACGTCGCGGCAGTGGTCGCCGCCAAGCCCGACATCCTGCTCGACAACGGGGCAGATATTGTCGCCGGGATCATCGCTTCCGGGAAAGCGGGTCAGATCGTCGGCGGAACCGAAGAAACTACCTCCGGTGGTTACCGGTTGCGCGATGAAATGGCCGGTCAGGTGCCCTTCCCGGTGATCGTTATCAATGACAGCCCGCTGAAAGCGATCGGCGAAAACAAGCACGCTGTTGGACAGTCTGTGGTGGAAAGCTTCATGCGCATCACCAACCTCATGGTTCCCGGCCGTCGCTTCGTCGTGGCGGGCTACGGTTGGTGCGGTCGTGGTGTCGCCCACTACCTGCGTGCGCTCGGCGGCAAAGTCGCTGTCGTCGAAGTGGATGAACTCAAAGCCTTCGAAGCCGCGCTTGACGGCTACCGCGTGGCAAACATTCTCGACCTCGCCGGCTGGGGTGACGTCTTCATCACCGCGACCGGGCATCCACAAATCCTGGGCACTGAATTCTTCGAGATGGTCGCCGACAACGCCATCCTGATGAACTGCGGCCACTTCCCCTGGGAAATTGATGTGCCAGCACTGCGCTCATTCGCAACCTCCACAACAGAGATCGATATCGCGATCGAACGTTTCGATCTGCCGGGTAACCGCCAGGTGACCCTCATCGCTGAAGGGCGCATGATGAACCTTGCGGGGCGCGAACCACGCGGCAACTCCATCGAATCGATGGACCTCGGGTTTCTGTTGCAAGTACTCTCGCTTGAGCGGGTCGCGACCGCGGCAACAACCCTCGAACCCGGCGCACAGCCGGTCCCCGACACCATCAACCGCGACATTGCCCGACGGATGCTCGCCACAATGAAAGCCGACCTCTAG
- a CDS encoding nucleoside hydrolase, translating to MAEKIILDCDPGHDDAIALLLAHGNPEIELLGVTTVMGNQTIEKVTRNALAIAQVAGITDVPFARGAHRPLVRQIEVAASIHGESGLDGPVLPDPTIELDARHAVDFIIDTVMAHEPHTITLVPTGALTNIALAVRKEPRIAERVKQVVLMGGGVNVGNWSATSEFNIVIDPEAAHIVFNECWPLTMVGLDLTHEALATDEVAASIAAVGTGPARFVGELLEFFGETYRDAQGFDHPPVHDPCAVAFVIDPTVMQVIRVPLDVELTGTLTLGMTVADFRAPAPVDCTTQVARNLDHPKFWGMVVDALEHIGDPQL from the coding sequence ATGGCTGAGAAAATTATCCTCGACTGCGATCCCGGGCATGACGATGCGATTGCGCTCCTTCTCGCCCACGGTAACCCTGAGATCGAACTGCTCGGGGTGACAACCGTGATGGGCAATCAAACTATCGAGAAAGTCACCCGCAACGCGCTCGCCATTGCTCAAGTCGCTGGCATTACCGATGTTCCCTTCGCCCGCGGGGCCCACCGCCCGCTCGTACGCCAAATTGAAGTCGCCGCCTCTATCCACGGCGAATCCGGTCTCGACGGCCCTGTGCTGCCCGATCCGACCATTGAGTTGGATGCCCGGCACGCCGTCGATTTCATCATCGATACCGTCATGGCGCATGAGCCTCACACCATAACCCTCGTACCCACCGGCGCACTCACCAACATCGCCCTCGCGGTGCGCAAAGAACCGCGCATCGCCGAACGGGTCAAGCAGGTTGTACTCATGGGCGGCGGCGTCAACGTCGGCAACTGGAGCGCCACCAGCGAGTTCAATATTGTGATCGACCCCGAAGCCGCCCACATTGTCTTCAACGAGTGCTGGCCGCTCACGATGGTGGGCCTCGACCTCACCCATGAAGCTCTCGCGACCGACGAGGTTGCGGCATCCATCGCCGCCGTCGGCACGGGCCCCGCCCGCTTTGTCGGCGAACTGCTCGAGTTCTTTGGCGAGACCTACCGTGATGCCCAGGGCTTCGACCATCCGCCGGTACACGACCCCTGCGCCGTCGCCTTCGTCATCGATCCGACCGTCATGCAGGTCATTCGGGTGCCGCTGGATGTCGAACTCACCGGAACCCTCACGCTCGGCATGACGGTGGCTGATTTTCGCGCCCCGGCTCCCGTCGACTGCACAACTCAGGTTGCCCGCAACCTTGACCATCCCAAGTTTTGGGGAATGGTCGTTGATGCGCTGGAGCACATTGGAGATCCGCAGCTTTAG
- a CDS encoding MFS transporter, whose protein sequence is MTKADETAAGTSPSQSGTEARSEKDKWRAFWVCVVVAAITILDLSKINVALPSIEDALGASSTQLQLIVSGYVLTFGLILVPAGRLGDQRSRKALFLTGLTVFTLASIACALAPTAELLLVSRLLQGVAAGIQMPQVLGLIQQLFRGPERGRAFGLFGAMIGVATALGPTLGGLMIAVGGAEDGWRYIFWMNVPLGIVALILAWRILPATSKSSFARLDLDPIGIAIFGVTVLALLWPFLFTTGAPTDDPNRWWLLVLFVLAAAAFVGWERRYAAGGRAPLVSLRLFRISSYRNGTLLATAYFAAMPAMFLITTLYLQLGLGLEPVFAGMVTIGFALTSALASWRGGILVERYGRSLVVVGLAILLVGLGLLMAAAILTPPALTPYAMAAALFIGGTGGGLVISPNQTLTLHDIAPHEGGLAGSVGQLGQRIGTAIGTAVALSLFYSTLYNERNSGESNLDLYHQAYGVGMLATTLFFSIAMLIGVVDLGARKRRARQVTVDSRRAT, encoded by the coding sequence ATGACGAAAGCGGATGAGACCGCGGCGGGCACCTCCCCATCGCAGAGCGGTACCGAGGCCCGAAGCGAAAAAGACAAGTGGCGTGCCTTCTGGGTGTGTGTTGTGGTCGCAGCGATCACCATTCTTGATCTCTCAAAGATTAACGTTGCTCTTCCCTCGATCGAAGACGCGCTCGGAGCGAGCTCGACCCAACTCCAACTCATTGTTTCTGGCTACGTGCTGACGTTTGGGCTCATCCTCGTGCCCGCGGGGCGCCTCGGTGATCAGCGTTCACGCAAGGCGCTGTTTTTGACGGGGCTGACGGTCTTCACCCTCGCGAGCATTGCGTGTGCCCTTGCGCCGACCGCCGAATTGTTGCTGGTTTCGCGACTGCTGCAGGGTGTTGCAGCGGGCATCCAGATGCCTCAGGTTCTTGGGCTTATTCAGCAGTTGTTCCGCGGACCAGAACGAGGTCGCGCCTTCGGTCTGTTTGGTGCGATGATCGGTGTCGCAACCGCCTTGGGCCCCACTCTGGGCGGTCTGATGATTGCCGTCGGCGGTGCCGAAGACGGCTGGCGTTACATCTTCTGGATGAACGTTCCCCTCGGTATCGTCGCCCTCATTTTGGCGTGGCGGATCTTGCCGGCCACCTCCAAGTCGAGCTTTGCGCGCTTAGATCTCGATCCGATTGGTATCGCAATCTTCGGTGTTACCGTGTTGGCGCTCCTGTGGCCGTTCCTCTTTACGACCGGTGCACCAACGGATGACCCCAATCGCTGGTGGCTGCTCGTGCTGTTCGTGTTGGCTGCCGCCGCATTCGTAGGCTGGGAGCGTCGCTACGCTGCCGGAGGTCGGGCGCCTCTGGTGTCGCTGAGGCTTTTTCGCATCAGCTCGTACCGCAATGGGACCTTGCTCGCCACCGCCTACTTCGCGGCAATGCCAGCCATGTTCTTGATCACCACGCTTTACCTTCAACTCGGTTTGGGGCTCGAACCCGTCTTCGCTGGAATGGTGACCATCGGATTCGCACTAACGAGCGCCCTCGCATCGTGGCGCGGTGGAATCTTGGTAGAACGCTATGGCCGCTCACTCGTTGTCGTCGGACTCGCCATTCTTCTGGTCGGTCTCGGACTTCTCATGGCAGCAGCGATTCTCACCCCGCCCGCACTCACGCCCTACGCTATGGCGGCCGCGCTGTTCATCGGCGGCACCGGCGGCGGACTCGTCATTTCGCCCAACCAGACGCTCACGCTTCATGACATTGCACCGCACGAGGGTGGGCTTGCCGGTTCCGTTGGTCAACTGGGGCAGCGAATCGGCACCGCGATCGGCACCGCCGTCGCACTCTCGCTGTTCTACTCAACTCTCTACAACGAGCGCAACAGCGGCGAAAGCAACCTTGACCTGTACCATCAGGCGTACGGTGTAGGGATGCTCGCGACAACACTGTTCTTTTCGATCGCCATGCTGATCGGCGTCGTAGACCTAGGCGCCCGCAAGCGTCGCGCACGGCAGGTCACCGTGGACTCACGGCGGGCGACCTAG
- a CDS encoding thymidine phosphorylase, producing MVERFDVVDLIHTKRDKGTLTADQINWLVDAYTRGYVGDEQMAAMTMAIFINGMEREEIRDLTLAMIASGETLSFEGLGKETTDKHSTGGVGDKITLPLAPLVASFGVAVPQLSGRGLGHTGGTLDKLESIPGWRADLTNEEFYAQLRGVGGVICAAGSGLAPADKKLYALRDITGTVEAIPLIASSIMSKKIAEGTSALVLDVKFGSGAFMKNPERSRELAETMVRLGKDAGVNTVALLTNMNVPLGLTIGNANEVRESVEILAGGGPADVRELTIALAREMLALVGHPDADVEAALDNGQAMDAWRGMIQAQGGDPDAALPQPKESHVVTADRDGVLVDQDALPFGVAAWRLGAGRARKQDPVQHAAGIDLHAKPGDTVRKGEPLFTMHADEPARFERALESLEGAYRIGDAGEAVNDGGPLIAGRID from the coding sequence CTGGTCGAACGATTCGACGTTGTCGACCTCATCCACACGAAGCGAGACAAAGGAACACTCACGGCAGACCAGATCAACTGGTTAGTGGATGCCTACACTCGCGGTTATGTTGGTGACGAGCAGATGGCTGCCATGACGATGGCAATCTTCATCAACGGTATGGAGCGCGAAGAGATTCGTGACCTGACGCTGGCGATGATCGCCAGCGGCGAGACTCTCAGCTTTGAGGGACTCGGCAAAGAAACAACCGATAAGCACTCGACCGGTGGCGTCGGTGACAAGATCACCCTCCCGCTTGCGCCATTGGTTGCGTCGTTTGGTGTTGCAGTGCCGCAGCTTTCCGGCCGCGGTCTGGGCCACACGGGAGGCACACTCGACAAGCTGGAGAGTATTCCCGGTTGGCGCGCAGACCTCACCAATGAGGAGTTCTACGCGCAGCTGCGAGGAGTCGGTGGAGTCATCTGTGCCGCCGGATCTGGACTCGCCCCGGCAGACAAAAAACTGTACGCCCTGCGCGACATCACCGGCACGGTGGAGGCCATCCCGCTGATCGCCTCGTCGATCATGAGCAAGAAGATCGCAGAAGGCACCTCTGCTCTGGTTCTCGATGTGAAGTTCGGGTCTGGCGCCTTCATGAAGAACCCGGAGCGCAGTCGTGAGCTTGCTGAGACCATGGTTCGCCTCGGCAAAGATGCGGGCGTCAATACTGTTGCGCTGCTGACAAACATGAACGTTCCGCTGGGTCTCACTATCGGAAACGCCAATGAGGTGCGCGAATCAGTTGAGATTCTTGCCGGTGGTGGACCTGCCGATGTGCGGGAACTCACGATCGCTCTTGCGCGGGAAATGCTTGCCCTTGTCGGCCATCCAGACGCCGATGTTGAGGCCGCTCTCGACAACGGTCAGGCGATGGATGCCTGGCGCGGCATGATTCAAGCTCAGGGTGGCGACCCGGATGCCGCGCTGCCGCAGCCCAAAGAAAGCCACGTGGTTACTGCTGACCGCGATGGTGTTCTCGTTGATCAAGATGCTCTACCGTTTGGCGTCGCGGCGTGGCGTCTTGGTGCCGGTCGTGCCCGCAAGCAGGATCCCGTTCAGCACGCTGCCGGAATCGACTTGCACGCGAAGCCGGGGGACACCGTGCGCAAGGGCGAACCGCTGTTCACGATGCACGCGGATGAGCCCGCACGGTTTGAGCGTGCCCTTGAGTCGCTTGAGGGCGCGTACCGCATCGGCGACGCGGGCGAGGCGGTCAACGATGGTGGACCCCTGATCGCGGGGCGCATCGATTAG
- a CDS encoding cytidine deaminase, with protein sequence MTIEPQSIDWDALRVVATDALSHAYVPYSKFPVGVAAIVDDGRVISGANVENASYGLTLCAECALVSSLHMTGGGKLVAFTCIDGKGNALMPCGRCRQLLFEHSAEGMLLETVSGIKTIDEVIPDAFGPRTLEEYHGE encoded by the coding sequence ATGACGATCGAGCCGCAATCAATTGACTGGGATGCGCTGAGGGTCGTCGCCACTGATGCCCTCAGTCACGCCTACGTTCCCTATTCGAAGTTTCCGGTTGGGGTCGCGGCAATTGTCGACGACGGCCGAGTAATTTCGGGGGCTAATGTTGAGAATGCCTCCTACGGGCTGACACTGTGCGCCGAATGTGCGCTCGTGTCATCGCTGCACATGACCGGTGGCGGCAAGCTGGTCGCCTTCACCTGTATCGACGGTAAAGGCAACGCCCTGATGCCGTGTGGGCGCTGCCGCCAGCTGCTCTTTGAACACTCGGCCGAAGGCATGCTGCTCGAAACAGTTTCTGGCATCAAAACGATTGACGAAGTGATTCCCGACGCATTCGGGCCACGAACGCTTGAGGAGTACCACGGTGAATAA
- a CDS encoding ABC transporter permease has protein sequence MTFTKTSEDSARADSKITRRSWKMPIAFALVSLISGVLFIGFAEDAPTGFDLSTSTDLFRLPVIQLPALATGVVVTILMALIAVGSAFMISQDRKVPIWIPILGAVFALTGFLTWAAADATLRVPELFAGALVLAVPLVFGALGGVISERVGVVNIAIEAQLLAGAFVSAVVGTITASPFAGLAAAALAGMLVSFLLSVFSIKYLVNQIIVGVVINVLVSGLTGFLYSQWLAESPDQLNNPAGFSELPIPILSSIPLIGPVLFKQTLIVYLLYVIVAVVAFAMYRTRWGLRLRAVGEHPKAADTVGINVTRTRFWNVALAGAIAGLGGAFITLSQTGQFGKDVTAGAGFIALAAVIFGRWDPIKATLAALLFGFASNLQNALSVVGSPVPSEFMLMLPYVVTIIAVAGLVGKSRPPAASGTPYIKG, from the coding sequence ATGACTTTCACCAAAACCTCTGAAGACTCGGCTCGCGCCGATTCGAAGATCACCCGTCGCAGTTGGAAAATGCCGATTGCGTTCGCGCTGGTGTCGCTAATCTCGGGAGTGCTGTTTATCGGCTTTGCTGAGGACGCTCCGACCGGCTTCGACCTGTCGACAAGCACCGACCTGTTCCGTCTGCCAGTAATTCAGTTGCCGGCACTGGCAACCGGTGTCGTCGTGACCATACTGATGGCGCTCATCGCCGTGGGTTCAGCGTTCATGATTTCGCAAGACCGCAAGGTGCCAATCTGGATCCCGATCCTTGGTGCTGTGTTTGCTCTGACCGGATTTCTCACGTGGGCCGCGGCCGATGCAACGCTGCGAGTTCCTGAACTCTTTGCCGGTGCCCTCGTCTTGGCGGTGCCGCTGGTCTTCGGTGCTCTTGGCGGCGTTATTTCAGAGCGAGTCGGTGTGGTCAACATCGCCATCGAAGCTCAACTGCTGGCCGGTGCATTCGTTTCTGCCGTCGTGGGAACCATTACCGCTTCACCATTTGCGGGCCTGGCTGCCGCCGCGCTTGCCGGAATGCTCGTGTCGTTCCTGCTGTCGGTATTTTCGATTAAGTACCTCGTCAACCAGATAATCGTGGGTGTGGTGATCAACGTGTTGGTCTCTGGTCTCACCGGATTCCTTTACTCGCAGTGGCTCGCAGAAAGCCCCGATCAGTTGAACAACCCCGCAGGGTTCTCGGAGCTCCCCATTCCTATCCTCAGCAGCATCCCCCTCATCGGGCCGGTGCTCTTCAAGCAGACGTTGATCGTCTACCTGCTCTACGTGATCGTCGCGGTCGTGGCTTTTGCGATGTATCGCACTCGCTGGGGACTGCGCTTGCGTGCCGTCGGAGAGCATCCCAAGGCTGCCGACACTGTCGGCATCAATGTCACGCGCACTCGCTTCTGGAACGTCGCCCTTGCCGGGGCAATCGCCGGTCTCGGTGGAGCGTTCATCACGCTGAGCCAGACGGGTCAATTCGGTAAAGATGTCACTGCTGGCGCCGGCTTTATCGCGCTTGCGGCCGTGATTTTCGGGCGCTGGGATCCAATCAAAGCAACCCTTGCCGCGCTGTTGTTCGGGTTCGCCAGCAACCTGCAAAACGCTTTGAGCGTTGTGGGTTCGCCGGTGCCAAGCGAGTTCATGCTTATGCTGCCCTACGTGGTGACGATCATTGCTGTCGCCGGACTGGTCGGAAAATCCAGGCCGCCAGCAGCATCCGGAACACCATATATAAAGGGGTAA
- a CDS encoding ABC transporter permease, protein MSEPQPQKSEESAMTDGAKNSESQQDTARWTNAFREITSGNALLSLLAIVLAILIGGVLIALTDSDVQDAASYFFDRPGDLFAAIGSAVGGAYLALFQGSIYDFRRDDFLSGIRPLTQTLVFATPLIAAGLGVAIAFRVGLFNIGGRGQIIVGAAFAGYASFTWDLPIVLHVIVAVTMGIIGGALWGGIAGLLKARTGAHEVIVTIMLNYIAYYLISFLLRTDLLKNPGSSNPKTPPAADTAILPPLFGDGFKVHWGFILVIAATVLAWWLIDRSSLGFKFRAVGLNPHAARVAGIKVERLYVYVMLIAGGYAGLAASTEVLGTTTSGFTSGVDAGIGFDAITVALLGRSTPWGTFAAGILFGAFKAGGFTMQASQSIPIDIVLVVQSLIVLFIAAPPLVRAVFRLPKPGARAKKVVG, encoded by the coding sequence ATGAGTGAGCCACAACCGCAGAAGTCCGAAGAGTCGGCCATGACAGATGGTGCCAAAAACTCAGAGAGCCAACAGGACACAGCACGGTGGACGAACGCCTTCCGTGAGATTACCTCCGGCAATGCGCTACTCTCCCTACTGGCCATCGTCCTTGCCATTCTGATTGGTGGTGTGCTCATCGCACTCACCGATTCTGATGTGCAAGACGCAGCCAGCTACTTCTTTGATCGCCCGGGCGATCTCTTTGCGGCCATTGGGAGTGCTGTTGGTGGTGCCTACTTGGCGCTGTTCCAAGGATCGATTTACGACTTCCGCCGCGACGACTTCCTTTCTGGAATCAGGCCCCTAACTCAGACACTCGTGTTCGCGACACCGCTGATCGCTGCGGGACTCGGCGTCGCGATCGCGTTCCGCGTCGGACTGTTCAACATTGGTGGCCGTGGACAGATCATTGTGGGCGCGGCTTTTGCGGGTTACGCAAGCTTCACCTGGGATCTCCCCATCGTGCTGCACGTCATCGTGGCCGTAACCATGGGAATCATCGGTGGTGCCCTCTGGGGTGGCATCGCTGGTCTACTGAAAGCGCGTACCGGCGCGCACGAGGTGATCGTCACGATCATGCTCAACTACATCGCGTACTACCTGATCAGCTTCTTGCTGCGAACCGACCTGCTCAAGAACCCCGGTTCGAGCAACCCCAAGACGCCGCCGGCTGCCGACACCGCCATTCTGCCGCCTCTTTTCGGTGACGGCTTCAAGGTGCACTGGGGATTCATCCTGGTCATCGCCGCAACGGTCTTGGCCTGGTGGTTGATTGACCGCTCGAGCCTTGGCTTCAAGTTTCGTGCTGTAGGGCTCAACCCTCACGCTGCACGGGTTGCCGGTATCAAGGTTGAACGACTCTACGTCTACGTCATGCTGATCGCCGGTGGTTATGCCGGTCTCGCTGCGAGCACCGAAGTTCTGGGAACAACTACCAGCGGGTTCACCTCTGGTGTGGATGCCGGCATCGGATTCGATGCCATCACCGTGGCGCTCCTCGGTCGTTCGACCCCGTGGGGCACCTTCGCCGCTGGCATCCTGTTCGGAGCCTTCAAAGCCGGTGGCTTCACGATGCAAGCCTCCCAGAGCATCCCGATTGATATCGTCCTGGTTGTTCAATCCCTCATTGTTCTCTTTATTGCTGCACCGCCGCTCGTTCGTGCGGTGTTCCGCCTGCCGAAACCCGGTGCCCGTGCAAAGAAGGTGGTTGGCTAA
- a CDS encoding ABC transporter ATP-binding protein yields MKLELRGITKRFGDLIANDQIDLTVEEGEIHCLLGENGAGKSTLMNVLYGLYQAEEGEILIDDEVRHFAGPGDAMRSGIGMVHQHFMLIPVFTVAENVALGHEEVYGPGLLNLEAARTLVREISVRFGFDIDPDALVEDLPVGVQQRVEIVKALSREAKILVFDEPTAVLTPQETDEFMAIMRQLKSEGTSIVFITHKLREVREVADRITVIRLGKVVAEADPGAGKEELASLMVGRAVDLTIDKAPAKLTDNALIIDSLTIADEYGNRVVNDLSFTVQGGEILAIAGVQGNGQTELAKALLGMQDRASGSIKLNGKELQGLNARQILDEGVGYVPEDRTLDGLVGGFTIAENLMLDRSDGAPFVKYGTLQTDVLNDFAGDKLESFDIRAQGIHESVSQLSGGNQQKVVLARELSRELSLLVVSQPTRGLDVGSIEFVHEQIVGVRDRGLPVIVVSTELDEVSSLADRIAVMYKGKIVGIVPADTPREQLGLMMAGERVTEEAA; encoded by the coding sequence GTGAAGCTTGAGCTGCGGGGTATAACCAAGCGCTTCGGTGACCTAATCGCGAACGACCAGATAGATCTCACAGTCGAAGAGGGAGAAATCCACTGCCTCCTCGGTGAGAACGGCGCGGGCAAGTCAACGTTGATGAATGTGCTCTATGGGCTGTATCAGGCCGAAGAGGGCGAGATCCTCATTGACGACGAGGTGCGCCACTTTGCCGGCCCCGGAGACGCGATGCGTTCCGGAATTGGCATGGTCCACCAGCACTTCATGTTGATCCCCGTTTTCACGGTCGCAGAGAATGTGGCACTCGGTCACGAAGAGGTTTACGGGCCCGGACTGCTGAACTTGGAGGCCGCGCGAACACTCGTACGCGAGATCTCAGTGCGATTCGGCTTCGACATCGACCCCGATGCGCTCGTTGAGGATCTTCCCGTCGGGGTTCAGCAGCGTGTCGAAATCGTGAAGGCGCTCTCCCGCGAGGCCAAGATCCTTGTGTTCGACGAGCCGACTGCGGTGCTCACGCCTCAAGAGACTGACGAGTTCATGGCGATCATGCGCCAACTCAAGTCAGAGGGCACGTCCATCGTTTTCATCACGCACAAGCTGCGTGAGGTGCGTGAGGTCGCTGATCGCATCACGGTCATCCGCTTGGGCAAGGTTGTTGCTGAAGCAGACCCCGGCGCGGGCAAAGAAGAACTTGCTTCGCTCATGGTGGGCCGTGCCGTTGATCTCACGATCGACAAGGCCCCGGCCAAGCTGACTGACAACGCCCTCATCATCGACTCGCTGACGATTGCTGATGAGTACGGCAACCGCGTCGTGAACGACTTGAGCTTCACGGTGCAGGGCGGTGAGATCCTCGCGATCGCTGGGGTGCAGGGAAACGGACAAACCGAGCTCGCTAAAGCACTCTTGGGAATGCAGGATCGGGCATCGGGTTCGATCAAGCTGAACGGTAAGGAACTTCAGGGGCTCAACGCACGCCAGATATTGGACGAGGGCGTCGGCTATGTCCCGGAGGACCGCACGCTTGATGGCCTTGTTGGAGGATTCACGATTGCGGAGAACCTCATGCTGGATCGCAGCGATGGTGCGCCCTTCGTAAAGTACGGCACACTGCAGACAGATGTGCTCAACGATTTTGCTGGTGACAAGCTTGAGTCGTTTGACATTCGAGCGCAGGGGATTCATGAGAGTGTGTCTCAATTGTCTGGCGGTAACCAGCAAAAAGTTGTGCTTGCTCGAGAATTGAGCCGCGAGCTTTCGCTGTTGGTTGTTTCGCAGCCCACTCGTGGCCTCGACGTAGGCTCGATTGAGTTCGTGCACGAGCAAATCGTTGGTGTTCGTGACCGGGGTCTCCCCGTGATCGTGGTGTCGACGGAGCTCGATGAAGTTTCTTCCCTGGCTGACCGCATCGCGGTTATGTACAAGGGCAAAATTGTTGGAATCGTTCCGGCGGATACTCCCCGTGAACAGCTCGGCCTCATGATGGCTGGCGAACGTGTCACGGAGGAGGCAGCATGA